The proteins below are encoded in one region of Micromonospora sp. DSM 45708:
- the soxR gene encoding redox-sensitive transcriptional activator SoxR: MHEATLTIGQLAERSGVAPSALRYYERLGLIQAARTGGNQRRYARTELRRVAFIRISQQVGVSLDEIREALDSLPAGRTPTPEDWAALSRAWRERLDERIRLLGKLRDDLDGCIGCGCLSLQRCTLYNPGDSLAAEGPGARLMLPRD, from the coding sequence ATGCACGAGGCAACGCTCACCATCGGCCAGCTCGCTGAGCGCAGCGGCGTGGCGCCCTCCGCGCTGCGCTACTACGAGCGGCTCGGCCTGATCCAGGCCGCCCGCACCGGCGGCAACCAGCGCCGCTACGCCCGCACCGAGCTGCGTCGGGTGGCCTTCATCCGGATCTCCCAGCAGGTCGGCGTCTCGCTGGACGAGATCCGGGAGGCGTTGGACTCGCTGCCCGCCGGCCGCACGCCCACCCCGGAGGACTGGGCGGCGCTCTCCCGGGCCTGGCGGGAGCGGCTGGACGAGCGGATCCGACTGCTCGGCAAGCTCCGCGACGACCTGGACGGCTGCATCGGCTGCGGCTGCCTGTCGTTGCAGCGCTGCACGCTCTACAACCCGGGCGACTCGCTCGCCGCCGAGGGCCCCGGCGCGCGCCTGATGCTTCCCCGGGACTGA
- a CDS encoding transketolase, which translates to MTTTTATELAALLERVRAGRDFGANVYSTLDVLQVLYDRVLRITPATVADPDRDRFLLSKGHAVAGYYALLAARGFVPAEWLDDQGGPASRLGDHPDRTLVPGVEIGSGSLGHGLGLGVGTALGLRAQGRTDSRVYVLLGDAELDEGANHEAIAYAGATGLANLTAIVVDNRSATHGWPGGAASRFTVNGWTAATVDGHDHDALHTALTGHDHHRPHVVVAAVTDGE; encoded by the coding sequence ATGACGACGACCACCGCCACCGAGCTGGCCGCGCTGCTGGAGCGGGTCCGTGCCGGCCGCGACTTCGGCGCGAACGTGTACTCGACGCTGGACGTGCTCCAGGTGCTCTACGACCGGGTGCTCCGGATCACCCCGGCGACCGTGGCCGACCCCGACCGGGACCGGTTCCTGCTCTCCAAGGGGCACGCGGTCGCCGGCTACTACGCGCTGCTCGCCGCGCGGGGCTTCGTGCCGGCCGAATGGCTGGACGACCAGGGCGGGCCGGCCAGCCGGCTCGGCGACCACCCGGACCGGACGCTGGTGCCGGGCGTGGAGATCGGTTCCGGCTCGCTCGGCCATGGGCTCGGGCTGGGCGTGGGCACCGCGCTCGGCCTGCGGGCCCAGGGCCGCACCGACTCCCGGGTGTACGTGCTGCTCGGCGACGCCGAACTGGACGAGGGCGCCAACCACGAGGCGATCGCGTACGCCGGCGCGACCGGCCTGGCCAACCTGACCGCGATCGTGGTGGACAACCGCTCCGCCACGCACGGCTGGCCGGGTGGGGCCGCCAGCCGGTTCACCGTCAACGGGTGGACCGCCGCCACCGTGGACGGCCACGACCACGACGCCCTGCACACCGCCCTGACCGGGCACGACCACCACCGGCCGCACGTCGTCGTCGCGGCCGTCACCGACGGGGAGTGA
- a CDS encoding sensor histidine kinase, which translates to MPDQLTVALPVIRTGPAAPPTRRRPGHTLTARAVLVTCAVALVSVLVTALVAVPLAVRGAERRDQDALAAQARLAADVLRVRAVRQRDSAGDRLIRQLRQQQIDVYVVRGGRADRSGLPAPLVARVAAGGNVSGRRLVDGERRLVEARALPGGDGVVLTRAVTAGPWRQVLRGLWLPLLAGLAAGAVAGLLLARRLARPIRVAATAAARLRAGDRAVRVPVEPPDEVADLAHALNGLAAALATSEGRQREFLLSVSHELRTPLTAIRGYAEALADGVLDADAVPATGRTVLAEAEHLDRLVSDLLALARLEAADFPLEPVRVDLTGLAADVARTWSDRCTAVGVPFRVETPGGPVPAYTDPGRIRQVVDGLLENALRVVPPGAPVVLAVRPAGADPAAGGVLEVRDGGPGFTDDDLAVAFERGALHQRYRGVRKVGSGLGLALAAGLVRRLGGDIAAGHAPEGGAAFTVRLPGDPYLARTSA; encoded by the coding sequence ATGCCTGACCAGCTCACCGTGGCGCTGCCGGTGATCCGGACCGGGCCCGCCGCACCGCCCACCCGCCGCCGGCCGGGCCACACGCTGACCGCCCGCGCGGTGCTTGTCACCTGCGCGGTGGCGCTGGTGTCGGTGCTGGTCACCGCGCTGGTGGCGGTGCCGCTGGCGGTGCGCGGCGCGGAACGGCGGGACCAGGACGCGCTGGCCGCCCAGGCCCGGCTCGCCGCCGACGTGCTGCGCGTCCGCGCGGTACGCCAGCGCGACAGCGCCGGGGACCGGCTCATCCGGCAGCTCCGCCAGCAGCAGATCGACGTGTACGTGGTGCGCGGCGGCCGGGCCGACCGGAGTGGCCTGCCCGCGCCGCTGGTCGCCCGGGTCGCCGCCGGCGGCAACGTCTCCGGCCGGCGACTCGTCGACGGGGAACGCCGGCTCGTCGAGGCGCGGGCGCTGCCCGGCGGCGACGGGGTGGTGCTCACCCGCGCCGTCACCGCCGGCCCCTGGCGGCAGGTGCTGCGCGGGCTCTGGCTGCCGCTGCTCGCCGGGCTCGCCGCCGGGGCGGTCGCCGGGCTGCTGCTCGCCCGCCGGCTGGCCCGACCGATCCGCGTCGCGGCCACCGCCGCCGCCCGGCTCCGGGCCGGTGACCGGGCGGTCCGGGTGCCGGTCGAGCCGCCCGACGAGGTGGCCGACCTGGCGCACGCGCTCAACGGGCTGGCCGCCGCGCTGGCCACCAGCGAGGGCCGGCAGCGTGAGTTCCTGCTCTCCGTCTCGCACGAGTTGCGTACGCCGCTCACCGCCATCCGGGGCTACGCCGAGGCGCTGGCCGACGGCGTGCTCGACGCGGACGCGGTGCCGGCGACCGGGCGTACCGTGCTGGCCGAGGCCGAGCACCTGGACCGGCTGGTCAGCGACCTGTTGGCGTTGGCCCGGCTGGAGGCGGCCGACTTCCCGCTGGAACCGGTGCGGGTGGACCTGACCGGGCTCGCGGCCGACGTGGCGCGCACCTGGTCGGACCGGTGCACGGCGGTCGGGGTGCCGTTCCGGGTGGAGACGCCGGGCGGGCCGGTGCCCGCGTACACCGATCCGGGTCGGATCCGGCAGGTGGTGGACGGGCTGCTGGAGAACGCGCTGCGGGTCGTACCCCCGGGGGCGCCGGTGGTGCTCGCGGTCCGGCCCGCCGGCGCGGACCCGGCCGCCGGCGGGGTCCTGGAGGTCCGCGACGGCGGGCCCGGCTTCACCGACGACGACCTGGCGGTGGCGTTCGAGCGGGGCGCGCTGCACCAGCGCTACCGGGGGGTGCGCAAGGTGGGCAGCGGGCTGGGGCTGGCGCTCGCCGCCGGGCTGGTGCGCCGGCTGGGCGGCGACATCGCCGCCGGGCACGCGCCGGAGGGCGGCGCGGCGTTCACGGTCCGGCTGCCCGGAGATCCTTACCTGGCTCGAACATCGGCCTGA
- a CDS encoding transketolase family protein — MRDAFVTSAEEVLADPRSVLVLADISAAAFAPAAARHPDRVVNVGIREQLMIGVAGGLALTGQRPIVHSYAPFLVERAYEQIKLDLDHQGAGAVLVSIGASYDRAAAGRTHLAPADVSLIDTLDGWTVHVPGHPDEVRPLLRDAVCGTDPAYLRLSTRSNTSAYPEAGDLRVVRDAGPGAPLLVAVGPVLDAALHAVADRPVTVAFTHRPRPFDTAGLRALAGGGGGGEVILVEPYLAGTSSRVVSEALADRPHRLLALGVGRAELRRYGGPADHDRWHGLDAAGLRRSVDAFLDA; from the coding sequence ATGCGGGACGCGTTCGTGACCAGCGCCGAGGAGGTGCTGGCGGACCCGAGGAGCGTGCTCGTGCTGGCGGACATCTCCGCCGCCGCGTTCGCCCCGGCCGCCGCCCGCCACCCGGACCGGGTGGTCAACGTCGGGATCCGGGAGCAGCTCATGATCGGTGTGGCCGGCGGGCTGGCGTTGACCGGGCAGCGGCCGATCGTGCACAGCTACGCCCCGTTCCTCGTCGAGCGGGCGTACGAGCAGATCAAGCTGGACCTCGACCACCAGGGGGCCGGCGCGGTGCTGGTCAGCATCGGCGCCTCGTACGACCGGGCGGCGGCGGGGCGGACCCACCTCGCGCCGGCCGACGTGAGCCTGATCGACACGCTCGACGGGTGGACCGTGCACGTGCCGGGTCACCCGGACGAGGTGCGACCGCTGCTGCGGGACGCGGTCTGCGGGACGGACCCGGCGTACCTGCGGCTGTCCACCCGGAGCAACACGTCCGCGTACCCGGAGGCGGGTGACCTGCGGGTGGTCCGGGACGCCGGGCCGGGCGCGCCGCTGCTGGTGGCGGTCGGGCCGGTGCTGGACGCGGCGCTGCACGCGGTGGCGGACCGGCCGGTCACGGTGGCGTTCACCCACCGGCCCCGGCCGTTCGACACGGCCGGGCTGCGGGCGCTGGCCGGCGGCGGCGGCGGCGGCGAGGTGATCCTGGTCGAGCCGTACCTGGCCGGCACGTCCAGCCGGGTGGTGTCCGAGGCGCTGGCCGACCGGCCGCACCGGCTGCTCGCCCTCGGCGTCGGCCGGGCGGAGTTGCGCCGCTACGGCGGACCGGCGGACCACGACCGCTGGCACGGGCTGGACGCGGCCGGGCTGCGCCGTTCCGTCGACGCGTTCCTCGACGCGTGA
- a CDS encoding response regulator transcription factor produces the protein MTADTAQRGLVLVVEDEPSIADLVRLYLTRDGFGVHLERDGTAGLAAARRLRPVACVLDIALPGLAGTEICRRLRAAGDWTPVIFLTARDDEVDRVVGLELGADDYVTKPFSPRELVARIRAVLRRSAGTPAAAEQPRVLGPVTLDPARRAVTVGGAPVQLTSTEFDLLAHLMARPGRVFTREELLAGVWGYAAHAGTRTVDVHVAQVRAKLGPASVIRTHRGVGYAADA, from the coding sequence GTGACCGCCGACACCGCGCAGCGCGGGCTCGTCCTCGTGGTGGAGGACGAGCCGTCCATCGCCGACCTGGTCCGGCTCTACCTGACCCGGGACGGCTTCGGCGTACACCTGGAACGGGACGGCACGGCCGGGCTGGCCGCCGCGCGGCGGCTGCGCCCGGTGGCCTGCGTGCTCGACATCGCGCTGCCCGGCCTGGCCGGCACCGAGATCTGCCGGCGGCTGCGTGCGGCGGGTGACTGGACGCCGGTCATCTTCCTCACCGCCCGCGACGACGAGGTGGACCGCGTGGTCGGCCTGGAACTGGGCGCGGACGACTACGTCACCAAGCCGTTCAGCCCGCGTGAGCTGGTCGCCCGGATCCGCGCGGTGCTGCGCCGCAGCGCCGGCACGCCGGCCGCCGCCGAGCAGCCGCGGGTGCTCGGCCCGGTCACGCTCGACCCGGCCCGCCGGGCGGTGACCGTCGGCGGGGCGCCGGTGCAGCTCACCTCCACCGAGTTCGACCTGCTCGCCCACCTGATGGCCCGCCCCGGCCGGGTGTTCACCCGGGAGGAGCTGCTGGCCGGCGTCTGGGGGTACGCGGCGCACGCCGGCACCCGGACCGTGGACGTGCACGTGGCCCAGGTCCGGGCGAAGCTCGGCCCGGCCAGCGTGATCCGCACCCACCGTGGCGTCGGGTACGCGGCCGATGCCTGA
- a CDS encoding thiolase family protein, which yields MSDAVIVGAVRTPVGRRKGSLAGVHPVDLSAHVLRALAERAGIDPGQVDDVVWGCVSQVGEQSWNVARNAVLAAGWPESVPGTTLDRQCGSSQQALHFAAATVLSGQADLVVAGGVESMTRVPMGSSVAGGMPFSPAILARYRGVEGVAEDSPLPFNQGGGAELIAERWRFSRTQLDEFALASHEKAAAAQDAGAFEPELTPVALADGGKFTADEGIRRDTSLAKLGELATPFRADGVVTAGSASQISDGAAALAVTTAEWASRHGLRPLARVHTAVVAADDPVAMLTAPIPATAKALRRAGLGIEEIGVYEVNEAFAPVPLAWLAETEADPERLNPRGGAIALGHPLGGSGARIMTTMLQHMRDNGIRYGLQTMCEGGGMANATIVELL from the coding sequence ATGAGTGACGCGGTCATCGTCGGTGCGGTGCGGACCCCGGTCGGGCGGCGCAAGGGCAGCCTCGCCGGCGTGCACCCGGTCGACCTCTCGGCACACGTGCTGCGCGCCCTGGCCGAGCGCGCCGGCATCGACCCGGGTCAGGTCGACGACGTGGTGTGGGGCTGCGTGTCGCAGGTCGGCGAGCAGTCCTGGAACGTGGCCCGCAACGCCGTGCTGGCGGCCGGCTGGCCCGAGTCCGTGCCCGGCACCACGCTCGACCGGCAGTGCGGGTCGAGTCAGCAGGCGCTGCACTTCGCCGCCGCCACCGTGCTCTCCGGCCAGGCCGACCTGGTCGTCGCCGGCGGAGTGGAGTCGATGACCCGGGTGCCGATGGGCTCCAGCGTGGCCGGCGGGATGCCGTTCAGCCCGGCGATCCTGGCCCGCTACCGCGGCGTCGAGGGCGTCGCCGAGGACTCGCCGCTGCCGTTCAACCAGGGCGGCGGCGCCGAGCTGATCGCCGAGCGGTGGCGCTTCTCGCGCACCCAGCTCGACGAGTTCGCGCTGGCCAGCCACGAGAAGGCGGCGGCGGCGCAGGACGCCGGCGCGTTCGAGCCGGAGCTGACGCCGGTGGCGCTCGCCGACGGCGGCAAGTTCACCGCCGACGAGGGCATCCGCCGGGACACCTCGCTGGCCAAGCTCGGCGAGCTGGCCACCCCGTTCCGCGCCGACGGTGTGGTCACCGCCGGCTCCGCGTCGCAGATCTCCGACGGCGCCGCCGCGCTCGCGGTGACCACCGCCGAGTGGGCCAGCCGACACGGCCTGCGCCCGCTCGCCCGGGTGCACACCGCAGTGGTGGCCGCCGACGATCCGGTCGCCATGCTCACCGCCCCCATCCCGGCCACCGCGAAGGCGCTGCGTCGTGCGGGGCTGGGCATCGAGGAGATCGGGGTCTACGAGGTGAACGAGGCGTTCGCCCCGGTGCCGCTGGCGTGGCTGGCCGAGACCGAGGCGGACCCGGAGCGGCTCAACCCCCGGGGCGGCGCGATCGCGCTGGGCCACCCGCTCGGCGGGTCCGGCGCGCGGATCATGACGACGATGCTCCAGCACATGCGGGACAACGGCATCCGCTACGGCCTGCAAACCATGTGCGAGGGCGGCGGCATGGCCAACGCCACCATCGTCGAACTGCTCTGA
- a CDS encoding glycosyltransferase family 2 protein, which produces MKLSILMPVYNEEERIADALKQALAVDYPCEIELVVVDDGSRDGTGEVLGRVDDARLRVITHPRNAGKGAAIKTAVDNAEGEYMVILDADLEYDPQDIPRLLQPVLDGHATVVYGNRTFGSHSSYSFWYVMGNKGVTLAANVLYNSYIGDLETCFKLMPLALYRSLQVRSRGFGMEAEVTGKLLRQRIRPYEVPISYRARGREEGKKITWKDGVEAIWILARERARRRPVGPATR; this is translated from the coding sequence GTGAAGCTTTCGATCCTCATGCCGGTCTACAACGAGGAAGAACGCATCGCGGACGCCCTCAAGCAGGCGTTGGCGGTGGACTACCCGTGCGAGATCGAGCTGGTCGTCGTGGACGACGGCAGCCGAGACGGCACCGGCGAGGTGCTCGGCCGGGTGGACGACGCCCGGCTGCGCGTGATCACCCACCCGCGCAACGCCGGCAAGGGCGCGGCCATCAAGACCGCCGTCGACAACGCCGAGGGTGAATACATGGTCATCCTCGACGCCGACCTGGAGTACGACCCGCAGGACATCCCGCGCCTGCTTCAGCCGGTGCTCGACGGGCACGCCACGGTGGTCTACGGCAATCGCACGTTCGGCAGCCACAGCTCCTACAGCTTCTGGTACGTGATGGGCAACAAGGGCGTCACGCTGGCGGCCAACGTGCTCTACAACTCGTACATCGGGGACCTGGAGACCTGCTTCAAGCTGATGCCGCTGGCGCTCTACCGCTCGCTCCAGGTGCGCTCCCGGGGCTTCGGCATGGAGGCCGAGGTCACCGGCAAGCTGCTCCGCCAGCGCATCCGCCCCTACGAGGTGCCGATCAGCTACCGCGCCCGGGGCCGGGAAGAGGGCAAGAAGATCACCTGGAAGGACGGCGTCGAGGCGATCTGGATCCTGGCCCGCGAGCGCGCCCGCCGCCGCCCGGTCGGTCCCGCCACGCGCTGA